The Megalobrama amblycephala isolate DHTTF-2021 linkage group LG18, ASM1881202v1, whole genome shotgun sequence genome segment aaacgaccaaataaagtccttctgaagcaaagcgatgcatttgtttaaacaagtatccatatttaacaagttattaagtaaaatatctagcttccgccaaaccgccttccgtattcaacttaggaagaaagcgCAACGCAactcgcagttcaaaaagcttatgctatgTCCTAAGCCttccctgttttttttttttggttttttttgtaacttaaatatggaaggtggtctggcggaagctagatatttttcttcataactagttaaatatggatttttttccccccactaaCGCATCGAttcatttcagaaggcctttattaacccaccggagccgtgtggagaacgtttatgatggatggatggatgtggatggaggcacgttctcagctcatactcattggtatcgctcactgccattataaagctcggatgcatcaggatatttattaaaataactctGATTgggttcatcagaaagaagaaagtcatatacacctaggatggcttgagggtgagtaaagcttgagctaattttcatttgaaagtgaactaatcctttaaaatagcataatagtgGCACTTTAAATGAACAGCTCATGTAACTGAGGGTATTGTCAACAGGTGGCGCCAAATACTGCAAAATTGTAACAAACCAACTTGCATGTTTTGGATTAACACTCAGACAAATAATTTCTCTTTTATTCTTCGAGTCGGTCACCTGTAGCGTTTTTCAGCCCTTCCTTCACCACCCTTTTTTCTGAGCGCAGTGACAGCAGGCTCTTCCtgatttcttctttttctttctctaacTGCTCTTTCTCACTGAGATACCGCCGTGCATCTTCTTCCGCCCTCGTCTTTCCATATTTACCATAGTTATTCACAGCTACAACAcgaaaacaagacagaattgGTCATAAATGGCAATTCAAGAGAATTTATTCAGTAAAATTATGAGGCAATGACTGTGTTTGTGTAGACGATACTCAAAAGTCAGCCAAAAAAGTgattttcctaaaaaaaaaaaaaaacttacaggAACCGTGTCGCTTCACTGTGATCTGTGTGTCACCCTTGGCTGTATCCACACTGGACATTGAGGAATAACGCTTCAGTTTAGACTGATTCTCATCTACTTGCTGTTGGAAAAGAGGGGAAAAATTGAGGAGTAATTACAGTTTATGTGAAAAACTTGAAGTactttatataaacatttagaCTTCTTGGCTTCGAgtatgatttaaatatatttaggcATTACAAAGGTATATTTAAGGATTTCCtaaaaagttacttttttttttttaaaggaacatGCTTGCAATGACAGAAGACTTGTAGCTGACTAGACATAAGAAAGACAGTTGCACAACATTACCGCTCAACAAAGGAAGAAGTGGTTGTTGCTTCCTagtccataaaaaaaaaaaaaagaactacaGCTCTGAGATAACTGTGGTTATTCTTGCTGAACTGCAGAAAAAACACCCATGTGGGCCGAAACGTGCTTTTCAATAGTCATAtaaagctgaatattcagcatcattactctggtcttcagtgtcacatgatccttcagaaatcattctaaaatgctgatttgctgctcaagaaacatttcttattgttatcaatgttaaaaGGTGTTAAAAAAggtgtgctgcttaatatttttgtggaaaccatgttacattttttcaggattctttgatggtTAGAGAGTGTtagggtaacgcattacaagtgtgtgattttttttccccaaaccaGTTCAGCGCAAATCCCGCCCTGGAGCCGATTCTAAACATTTTATTGGCCATGTCAATCACAATAACGATTGCCTACACCCAACCCTGATCCCTaaaacctacccgtcacagtAACCTCAGCCAATGAAATTGGTTGCAGGGCAGGGATTTCCACTGAACcgtctgggggggggggggaaatgACGCatttacaagtaacttgagttatgtaatcagattacttttttcaaataactggtatggttattgtagttctagactaaatgtaagcatttactcatctcacttgcacaaaaacagtcagtattcctcaaaattaaaagaaaacagtgaaatgcaatctcagaatactgcacaaacctgcaataattaaatatattaaattaaacaaaatatactatgtctttgctgctgaccttcgacGATCCAATTTaaccataaaaacatttttattgctgaagtaagagtttaactttcttctcctgtgtcctattcttctttaattcagaatggcagcacagctgaaaggtttgtttgagctgcgccctctactgtacaggcgtgaatttgcattttatttagcCGCTTATTTCACTATTGgggtgaaagggcctttacatttcccaaaaatataacttttttgctgttattaaaaaacaaacacatgttACATTTTCTCACCTAGGTTGGGGTgtattactttccataaaaagtaactaagtaatgcaattgttttttagggagtaacacaatattgtaatgcattaaaggtcccctagaattaaaaattgaatttaccccggcatagttgaataacaagagttcagtacatggaaatgaaatacagtgagtctcaaactccattgtttcctccttcttatgtaaatctcatttgtttaaaagacctccgaagaacaggagaATCACAACATAACActaactgttacgtaacagtcgggatcattaatatgtacgcccccaatatttgcatatgccagcccatgatcgaggcattacacaagggcagccagtattaacgtctagatctgtgcacagctgaatcatcagactaggtaagcaagcaagaacaacagcgaaaaatggcaaatggagcaataataactgacatgatccatgatatcatgatatttttagtgatatttgtaaattgtctttctaaatgtttcgttagcatgttgctaatgtactgttaaatgtggttaaggttaccatcgtttcttactgtattcacggagacgagccgtcgttattttcattattaaacacttgcagtctgtataattcataaacacaactttattcttcataaatctctccaacagtgtgtaatgttagctttagccacagagcatagcctcaaactcattcagaatcaaatgtaaacatccaaataaataccatacttacgcgattagacatgctgcatgacgaacactttgtaaagatcaattttgagggttatattagctgtgtgaactgtgtttatgctgtttaaggcagtcgagagctcgggggtgggggagcgtgagcatttaaaggggccgcagcctgaatcggcgcatatttaatgatgccccaaaataggcagttaaaaaaattaataaaaaaatctatggggtattttgagctgacacattcaggggacaccttagacttatattacatcttgtaaaaaaacgttcaatggctcCTTTAAAGTaacttccccaacactggttagaaagttcaaatttattttaaaatagaatagcTGGTGCTGCGAGGCTCAACACAACAATTGTTTActgaaatttttaatttatcttAACACCTTACCAACACGCTTTCATAGGGAACTTCGTCGTAAGTCCGTGGGTCTGTGGAGGTGCTGCTGGAGGAGGTCGCCCACCTATGGCATGAAAAATAGAATTAgaatgaaaatacaaaaattctGAGTGAATTTCTATATACATCCCAACATAAAACAGGCTAAATATACTCACAGAAAAGAGTGTCGTGCTGCGTTCTGGATGCTGCTGATGGTGTCCACATCCACATAGTCATAATGCAGTGCCTCAGGAGTGGTGGCGCTGCCTGCTTCAGCCAACAAAACCCCCAGCCAGCGGCCCATCTCCACAGAACAGCTCGCCTGaggtttttattttacaaaattaccttttttttttaaagacagacCTTAAAATGTAACCGAGATCCTTTTTATTACCTCCAGGGCGGCCACTTCTGTGCTCGCTCGCATGATACGGAAAGCAAAAGGATGTTTGGGCCCAAGGCCGGGTAAGACATCTACACCATGGAGGGCTATAGAGCTAACATGGGTGTGAATATCCCCTCGGTCCTTATGAAGATACAGAGTCCCATTCCTCACACAACACCAGCGCTCCTTCCAACACTGATTCACCAGAACATTCAAGTAACCTGGGAAAAGAAAATCCATTAGAGACTTGCAGGAAAGTCTCAACAGATGAAAAAGATCAACAGCTAATCGCAAAGGGAAGGTGGATTTATGTCTGCTCACCACAACGGGGATTGTCATCCAGGTGGGAAAGCGTGTTGGTTTCGCCCGGCAGAGGCGGCTTCTTCTTGGAGAAACTGATGATGCGGTTGATTTTCCTGCCAGCAGCTCGACTCATAGATCCAGTCAGCTCAGAGAATGTCCCTTTCTTGCCCTTTCCTACAGGAAAAAACACAGGAAGCATCATAAGAGGATGCATATAGTGCAAGGACAAGACACAAAACATGTTTagattatatttatgaaaatgcatTTGACTTCTTATGTTGGCAATGCGGagttgaaagaaaaaaaaaaagcacacttAAGTGTATGGCTGTTGCTTGCAACATTGTGTTTTCAAGTGTTTTTACACATGCTTTAAATCAGGATCCATCTGTAActctaaaacataattttagagttcattttttaaaatcctgaattaaaatttttatgatgttttataatgagatgtttctaaaacattttataaaaacaaaaaaaaaaactttggatGATATAAATAAGtcatcatatatcaacagtacaaaatggtattaaaattgtGTAGAAGTCATGTTTCTCATGTTATgagaatgtccagaaaaattaatttcattgatgtcatttggagtaaccaatataaagggaccattttggatcaagtcatgtggtcaacaTCATttagacacctgcaaaggaccacatggtcgtgaagcaaagtaactaactctctcttaactatttgaaaaattcatgttttcacttgctcatacgcatgtcccgaaacatcaggtcattcggtacaaccgctataaaacatggaaaatgttgcaatattttaaaaacttgtactaaatatataatgtttgattgtccttttgctagcttgctagatatcagcctgttagcattatttgaaaatactgttattcggtataaccaaaagtgtcatttggcaaaaccgaaattttggttaaaccgaatgacttttttgtagtgacaaattttgtccatcttgtaaaaaaaaaaaaaaagtgttaattgATAAGTGATAagaaaaacacataatctcattgttagcatttaataaaactttcaaaaattaattatatctccattatgttttttttttacacttttaaaaaccttattcgtcaatgacccaaataaataaagcaataagcctcCAGAAGCCAtagtttacagtgaatttagaaCAGCTAAGGGCCATTTTTAGGAACGATGCAGAGTGGAAATTcacggggcttattgcttttataaaacggttattCCACATATTGTAACTTGTGGTTCTACTGTATGTCTGTTTTGTTTCACTGTGTTTTGCTTCGGTTTAGCCTGTTCTTGCTTGCCAGAGTTCCCTGTGCTTATTAGTTTCCATAGTTCCTAATTTACACACCTGTTCTGTTTTCCATTGATTACTCAGTCtgtgtatttaaagggatagttcacccaaaaaataaaaaaaaggaagatatttggaagaatgtttgtaaccaagcagatctcgcccccccattgactaccatagtattttttttcctactatggtagtcaatgaggccagatctgcttggttacaaacattcttccaaatatcttcctttgtgttcaacaaaagaaagaaattcatacaggtttgaaacaacttgagggggagtaaattatgacaaaattttcatttttgggtgaactatccctttaagcctgCAGTTAATTGAGTTCTTCGTTTGGTCAGTATTTACCATGGTTGTGTGTATTATATCTCCTGTGTGTTCCTGTGTCTGTGTTAGTTAATTATCTCTGACTGTGTTGGTTAATTATCTCCTTTGTCGAGGGCATCATTACAACCACCCATCGTGACACATACCTGGCAAGTTTTcattacataaacacacagacaccaaAATGTAGTGCTATTGATAAAAATATTATTCTTCCTCCAAGCAATGTAGTTCTTCAGAAGTGGAAAGTTGCAGTAATACTGATGTAATGCGGTCACTCACAGGTGTATGTTCATAGAGTAATTTAAAACGGTTTCGAACGCAGCTCAAATAATCGTAATCAAGGACCGGAACTatccttttttttaaaacaatgtcTAACATGGGCTGATATTTGATATGGTATCAATATAATGTGCATGCCAATATAAAAcctaaaaaataagaaaaaaaggaTGTGACAtacaaaaatggacaaactttAACCTCAGGACCCATCAAAGACACAGGAAGTACTGCAGAGAGCAGCTACATCCTTCCTGAGTTCCTAATGCCATTGTTTCAGAGTGACATCACAGAACTAACAAGAGGAAACATGCTACACCTGGAAAACTGACTCTGACCCCAACAGTATTCAATAAGTAAAGAAGCTCATCATTTATGTCCATACCGTTCTCACAGATCTCGCGGGTAACGTCGCCATTGGCTGCGCTGTCAGAATCAGAAGTATGTTTATCTGGTGACATCATCTGTAGTAACCAGGAAGCAAACAGAACAATTATAGGGATGTTCATGTCAACATTGTAATCAATATAGTTTAGGTGTTTAGAGTCCTCTGGCTACTGGATGTTAGTAATCTGTTCAGACTTACCTTATCCAGCTCTAGTTTTCGCAGTATCATCGGAGAGGATGAACTCTCTTTTCCATTAATGTTGTTTGCCAGGTTACTCACTTCCTGAATGACCTACGCAGTTTTAAAAGAAGAGAGTCATACAGCTAACATTTGACAGAAACGGGGTATTTAATTTGATCTATGACACTCTGTGAAGTCTGAAAACTATGAAAGcctgtttctgccactgaataaaaaaaaaaaaataaattgtgactttttatctcacaattttgacattttctcataattgtgagatataaactcgcaattgcgatttataaagtcCAAATTGCGAAATATACacgacttttttcctcgcaattgtgagtttatattcgGGCTGTTCAACGATAATCACGATTATCGtgtacaaaataagagtctgtgtttacgtaatatatgtgtgtttgttttgtgtttaattattatgtatatataaataaacatacattcatgtatatatttaagaaaaatatcttacatttctataaaatatttacatttatatattatatatatacaaatataaatatatgcatatatattaatacatacatgcatatttttcttaaatatatacatgtaggTGTGTGTCTTTATATATGCATAATACTTATacacagaacaaacacacatatattacgtaaacacagactcttattttgtacaCAATAATCGCGATTATCGTTGAACAGccctagtttatatctcacaattttgactttttttttttttttttttcacagaattgcaagatataaacttgcaattgcaaagaaataagtcagaattgagaaaaTGTCCGAATTGTGAGCTGAGGAAAATGACTTCCAGTGTTCCCACACTTTTTGACTAatgaatttccatgactttttctgtcatttataactattttttttttcatagataTTGCACTTTCAAAGACCAATTTCTAgccaaagaaataaaaaatatttttattaattgaaataaagctgaaataaaataaaattaaatattagatgaataacttaaatgaaaattagaaaagttgccaactaactgaaataaaataagttgaagctgaagtattaaaactaaaaccgaaaaaaaaagaaattaaagctaaacagaaatatttaaaaaaaataataaacatgacaaaatctcatataacaaaattactaaaacttaaaataaaataaaaatgaaaaatgaacatattaaaataaaataaaattattaaaacattaataaatactataatgtaaataaatgttacaTTCACTATAAAATTTCCATGACTTTATTCATTTCATTAACTTTTTAATGCCTAGAAATCACAATTTCAAAACTCTCTATTTCCACGCTATGGGAATCCTGGATTTCCTACATATCTGTGCATGTTTCATGTCTTATTCTTCTCACATAATAatttcaaatcaatatttctagacaatatatttatttatataatttgtaaATAGCCATTATATTATGCTATATCTTGCACCTTGAGCCAGCTCTCGGCCTGTTCTTTGCTCTGCACAGCCAGCACTAGTGCCTCTCCTCCCGGCATGGAGAAACGAAGCTCGTGCTTCTTGCGGCGTCCATCTTTAGGCACATAGATGACATTGCAGAGATTCAGGGGCAGGTCAATATGTGGAGAGCGATCTTTGGGATTCTTGAAGCACTGTGGAGAATAAATACTAAGTTTAGAGCTTggcaaattaaaaatacatttctactcATCCAGATATTTTCGAATATAGATTGTCGgtcttcttttaaaaatccCAGTGCGAATCACCTGAAGTCTATTCTCGCGGATGATCATTAGCTGCTTGGCCCACTGACCGAAGCGCTTCTTGCGCAGCAGAAAGGCACATTTGCGGCAATCTTTCATTTGGCCCAATGGACTCTCCTCTGAGGGCCACTGGTGCGTCCTCTCTCTGCTTTTAGCTTCCTCATCCTCTTCGTCATAGGACTCATAAGAACTGCTGAGTGCATCTGAATCATTGTCTGTTGACATTGAAAACCATTAAAATGCCACACAAATATAGAACATTTTGATTTGCACAAGCATGAAAAACAGCACAGGTTCCTTACAGGAGTTTTTGCTGGCCCCGTTCAGACGAGTTGTCGGGTAATTGTTGTCAGCGTCTTCATAATAAGCATCCTCTATTGAGTTTGGAGGGCTGGAGTTGTCTGGTAAATAAGTATACTGTGTTAGGTTTCATAGCTGGCTGTTACTTTGCCATCTTAGGCTTGAATGTGTTTG includes the following:
- the afap1l1b gene encoding actin filament-associated protein 1-like 1b, encoding MEITDSSCMEHLVKELSLLLKLLENESVSSATAEKMSVVRNLVKQLQPSVNGSDFIYMNTSLYGNGTSFVESLFEEFDCDLQDLRDSPEEMKAVEQEEASKHLPTNSSPTDTPPPIPTTPPPDDYYEEAVPLGPGTAPQYITTRNNSSPPNSIEDAYYEDADNNYPTTRLNGASKNSYNDSDALSSSYESYDEEDEEAKSRERTHQWPSEESPLGQMKDCRKCAFLLRKKRFGQWAKQLMIIRENRLQCFKNPKDRSPHIDLPLNLCNVIYVPKDGRRKKHELRFSMPGGEALVLAVQSKEQAESWLKVIQEVSNLANNINGKESSSSPMILRKLELDKMMSPDKHTSDSDSAANGDVTREICENGKGKKGTFSELTGSMSRAAGRKINRIISFSKKKPPLPGETNTLSHLDDNPRCGYLNVLVNQCWKERWCCVRNGTLYLHKDRGDIHTHVSSIALHGVDVLPGLGPKHPFAFRIMRASTEVAALEASCSVEMGRWLGVLLAEAGSATTPEALHYDYVDVDTISSIQNAARHSFLWATSSSSTSTDPRTYDEVPYESVLQVDENQSKLKRYSSMSSVDTAKGDTQITVKRHGSSVNNYGKYGKTRAEEDARRYLSEKEQLEKEKEEIRKSLLSLRSEKRVVKEGLKNATDKQQKAMEQHLAQLEESCRQKEAERVDLELRLTEVKEKLKKSLTGGILGAPVESKPIVKVPVKKKEHIYNDATVPVNCASEMKKRPPSIYASAKGNVMQKAKEWESKKVM